The following coding sequences lie in one Takifugu rubripes chromosome 8, fTakRub1.2, whole genome shotgun sequence genomic window:
- the LOC101070166 gene encoding dehydrogenase/reductase SDR family member 4-like isoform X1 — translation MQSDTKKGAAPVLTETDMVAGLTATSQRKCEPGVLTQVMLRSTLRCIRSNLVAGQRRMSQSSLHGKVAIVTASTDGIGLAAAQALGMRGAHVVVSSRRQANVDKAVALLRTHNIQVTGTTCNVGKGEDREKLIQMTLDQCGGIDILVSNAAVNPFFGNILDSTEDVWDKILSVNVKSAFLLTKLVVPHMEKRGGGNIVFVSSVGAYQPMQGLGPYCVSKTALLGLTRVLATELAQSNIRVNCVAPGVIKTRFSSALWENEAIMDEFKKQLSIKRIGQVEEIGGVVAFLCSEEASYITGETITASGGMGCRL, via the exons ATGCAAAGCGACACAAAGAAAGGAGCAGCTCCTGTACTCACGGAGACAGACATGGTTGCAGGGTTAACCGCTACTTCTCAGAGAAAGTGTGAGCCCGGTGTCCTG ACACAGGTGATGTTAAGGTCCACATTAAGGTGCATCAGATCCAATCTAGTTGCTGGGCAAAGAAGAATGTCACAAAGCAGCCTTCATGGGAAGGTAGCCATTGTCACAGCCTCCACAGATGG AATCGGACTAGCAGCAGCGCAGGCTCTGGGAATGAGAGGAGCCCACGTGGTGGTGAGCAGCCGACGGCAGGCGAACGTGGACAAGGCCGTGGCTCTGCTGAGGACCCACAACATCCAAGTGACTGGAACCACCTGTAATGTTGGCAAaggagaagacagagagaaactgATTCAGATG ACTCTGGATCAGTGTGGGGGGATCGACATCCTGGTGTCCAATGCGGCCGTCAATCCATTCTTTGGAAACATCCTGGACTCCACAGAGGACGTCTGGGACAAG ATCCTGTCTGTAAATGTGAAATCAGCCTTCCTCTTGACTAAGCTGGTGGTGCCTCACATGGAGAAGAGAGG AGGGGGAAATATCGTATTTGTATCATCTGTGGGGGCGTATCAACCAATGCAG GGACTTGGCCCCTACTGTGTGAGCAAAACCGCCCTGCTGGGCCTGACCAGGGTTCTGGCCACTGAGCTGGCTCAGAGTAACATAAGGGTCAACTGTGTGGCCCCTGGAGTCATAAAGACCAGATTCAGCTCTGCG TTGTGGGAAAATGAAGCCATCATGGATGAATTTAAGAAGCAGCTCAGCATCAAAAG GATCGGACAGGTGGAGGAAATTGGTGGGGTGGTTGCCTTTCTGTGTTCCGAGGAGGCTTCCTACATCACAGGAGAGACCATCACCGCGAGTGGGGGGATGGGCTGCCGCCTCTGA
- the LOC101070166 gene encoding dehydrogenase/reductase SDR family member 4-like, which produces MLRSTLRCIRSNLVAGQRRMSQSSLHGKVAIVTASTDGIGLAAAQALGMRGAHVVVSSRRQANVDKAVALLRTHNIQVTGTTCNVGKGEDREKLIQMTLDQCGGIDILVSNAAVNPFFGNILDSTEDVWDKILSVNVKSAFLLTKLVVPHMEKRGGGNIVFVSSVGAYQPMQGLGPYCVSKTALLGLTRVLATELAQSNIRVNCVAPGVIKTRFSSALWENEAIMDEFKKQLSIKRIGQVEEIGGVVAFLCSEEASYITGETITASGGMGCRL; this is translated from the exons ATGTTAAGGTCCACATTAAGGTGCATCAGATCCAATCTAGTTGCTGGGCAAAGAAGAATGTCACAAAGCAGCCTTCATGGGAAGGTAGCCATTGTCACAGCCTCCACAGATGG AATCGGACTAGCAGCAGCGCAGGCTCTGGGAATGAGAGGAGCCCACGTGGTGGTGAGCAGCCGACGGCAGGCGAACGTGGACAAGGCCGTGGCTCTGCTGAGGACCCACAACATCCAAGTGACTGGAACCACCTGTAATGTTGGCAAaggagaagacagagagaaactgATTCAGATG ACTCTGGATCAGTGTGGGGGGATCGACATCCTGGTGTCCAATGCGGCCGTCAATCCATTCTTTGGAAACATCCTGGACTCCACAGAGGACGTCTGGGACAAG ATCCTGTCTGTAAATGTGAAATCAGCCTTCCTCTTGACTAAGCTGGTGGTGCCTCACATGGAGAAGAGAGG AGGGGGAAATATCGTATTTGTATCATCTGTGGGGGCGTATCAACCAATGCAG GGACTTGGCCCCTACTGTGTGAGCAAAACCGCCCTGCTGGGCCTGACCAGGGTTCTGGCCACTGAGCTGGCTCAGAGTAACATAAGGGTCAACTGTGTGGCCCCTGGAGTCATAAAGACCAGATTCAGCTCTGCG TTGTGGGAAAATGAAGCCATCATGGATGAATTTAAGAAGCAGCTCAGCATCAAAAG GATCGGACAGGTGGAGGAAATTGGTGGGGTGGTTGCCTTTCTGTGTTCCGAGGAGGCTTCCTACATCACAGGAGAGACCATCACCGCGAGTGGGGGGATGGGCTGCCGCCTCTGA
- the LOC101067892 gene encoding dehydrogenase/reductase SDR family member 4-like isoform X1, with translation MLRNKSLLATQAKITRLVCGYSRSQIPSGSLPVRYLFRPDSPQSEAVNINIRMIPIRSSFLMTQVMLRSIFRCLSPNLVAGQRRMSQSSLNGKVAIVTASTDGIGLAAAQALGMRGAHVVVSSRRQANVDKAVALLRTHNIQVTGTTCNVGKAEDREKLIQMTLDQCGGIDILVSNAAVKSSFGNILDSTEDDWDKVLSSNVKSAFLLTKLVVPHMEKRGGGNIVFVSSLAAYQPIQGLGPYCVSKTALLGLTKVLAPELAQSNIRVNCVAPGLIKTRFSAILWENEAIMDEFKNQLSIKRIGQVEEIGGVVAFLCSEEASYITGETIMATGGAGCRL, from the exons ATGTTGCGTAATAAATCGCTACTGGCCACGCAAGCAAAAATAACGCGTCTTGTTTGTGGTTATTCGCGGTCCCAGATCCCCAGTGGATCCTTGCCTGTGCGTTATTTGTTCCGAccagattcccctcagtctgAGGCCGTTAACATAAACATTAGGATGATTCCGATCAGGTCTTCTTTTTTAATG ACACAGGTGATGTTAAGGTCCATATTCAGGTGCCTTAGCCCCAATCTAGTTGCTGGGCAAAGAAGGATGTCACAAAGCAGCCTTAATGGGAAGGTAGCCATTGTCACAGCCTCCACAGATGG aATCGGACTAGCAGCAGCGCAGGCTCTGGGAATGAGAGGAGCCCACGTGGTGGTGAGCAGCCGACGGCAGGCGAACGTGGACAAGGCCGTGGCTCTGCTGAGGACCCACAACATCCAAGTGACCGGAACCACCTGTAATGTTGGCAAagcagaagacagagagaaactgATTCAGATG ACTCTGGATCAGTGTGGGGGGATCGACATCCTGGTGTCCAATGCGGCCGTCAAATCATCCTTTGGAAACATCCTGGACTCCACAGAGGACGACTGGGACAAG gTCCTGTCTTCAAATGTGAAATCAGCCTTCCTCTTGACTAAGCTGGTGGTGCCTCACATGGAGAAGAGAGG AGGGGGAAATATCGTATTTGTATCATCATTGGCAGCGTATCAACCAATCCAG GGACTTGGCCCCTACTGTGTGAGCAAGACCGCCCTGCTGGGTCTGACCAAGGTTCTGGCCCCTGAGCTGGCTCAGAGTAACATAAGGGTCAACTGTGTGGCCCCTGGACTCATAAAGACACGCTTCAGCGCTATA TTGTGGGAAAATGAAGCCATCATGGATGAATTTAAGAACCAGCTCAGCATCAAAAG GATCGGACAGGTGGAGGAAATTGGTGGGGTGGTCGCCTTTCTGTGTTCCGAGGAGGCTTCCTACATCACAGGAGAGACCATCATGGCAACCGGGGGGGCGGGCTGCCGACTCTGA
- the LOC101067892 gene encoding dehydrogenase/reductase SDR family member 4-like, translating into MLRSIFRCLSPNLVAGQRRMSQSSLNGKVAIVTASTDGIGLAAAQALGMRGAHVVVSSRRQANVDKAVALLRTHNIQVTGTTCNVGKAEDREKLIQMTLDQCGGIDILVSNAAVKSSFGNILDSTEDDWDKVLSSNVKSAFLLTKLVVPHMEKRGGGNIVFVSSLAAYQPIQGLGPYCVSKTALLGLTKVLAPELAQSNIRVNCVAPGLIKTRFSAILWENEAIMDEFKNQLSIKRIGQVEEIGGVVAFLCSEEASYITGETIMATGGAGCRL; encoded by the exons ATGTTAAGGTCCATATTCAGGTGCCTTAGCCCCAATCTAGTTGCTGGGCAAAGAAGGATGTCACAAAGCAGCCTTAATGGGAAGGTAGCCATTGTCACAGCCTCCACAGATGG aATCGGACTAGCAGCAGCGCAGGCTCTGGGAATGAGAGGAGCCCACGTGGTGGTGAGCAGCCGACGGCAGGCGAACGTGGACAAGGCCGTGGCTCTGCTGAGGACCCACAACATCCAAGTGACCGGAACCACCTGTAATGTTGGCAAagcagaagacagagagaaactgATTCAGATG ACTCTGGATCAGTGTGGGGGGATCGACATCCTGGTGTCCAATGCGGCCGTCAAATCATCCTTTGGAAACATCCTGGACTCCACAGAGGACGACTGGGACAAG gTCCTGTCTTCAAATGTGAAATCAGCCTTCCTCTTGACTAAGCTGGTGGTGCCTCACATGGAGAAGAGAGG AGGGGGAAATATCGTATTTGTATCATCATTGGCAGCGTATCAACCAATCCAG GGACTTGGCCCCTACTGTGTGAGCAAGACCGCCCTGCTGGGTCTGACCAAGGTTCTGGCCCCTGAGCTGGCTCAGAGTAACATAAGGGTCAACTGTGTGGCCCCTGGACTCATAAAGACACGCTTCAGCGCTATA TTGTGGGAAAATGAAGCCATCATGGATGAATTTAAGAACCAGCTCAGCATCAAAAG GATCGGACAGGTGGAGGAAATTGGTGGGGTGGTCGCCTTTCTGTGTTCCGAGGAGGCTTCCTACATCACAGGAGAGACCATCATGGCAACCGGGGGGGCGGGCTGCCGACTCTGA
- the tinf2 gene encoding TERF1-interacting nuclear factor 2 isoform X2: MAGRTHENEARLPFAALQLLAPPVRLVSAALWKVIKQRDAMQYGVVEEFVTSACETVPGLLTVRHQGKLALGLRGRLILELCQKQPDEEVITPHLERIRIPAAMSGSGHIQKRDLKIQRTVENFHLLVRTLLKDAAEREQFFKEEFPVEYGLEFDQELEKLLWEFLIRVDQLLPAPSLARTVSWLSEAPPVLEECARSATQPQLLKLLLQHQACLGHLETAASLPPNMGDSILASLSLPPSGRAASKEPTGSKMAVAGPSDDTQIQTETLFITPVIGIISSEEVPVMISADKRTLRDGDAGKVGGEQTVERKVGEPIAGIKRKRSDKGESGEEGGIHGEVGSEEQGMDRSLGRFTSLLKPDRESGKERKDCKRDLGLEWPEDASLCSSFEPCVNNQPVVVLNRMPATAVSGSSSKAEKSPYAKWQNWRRQKTSSRPSSAFPALDNKENLPTLRRSPQQRSPAEPAGDSEDYVADSEDEATKNFKDRLFVKRYCRTRHGTYVPTLREYFRPRMARRNLLSMGGKRR; the protein is encoded by the exons ATGGCCGGAAGGACACATGAAAATG AAGCCAGGCTCCCTTTCGCAGCTCTCCAGCTCCTCGCTCCGCCCGTGCGGCTGGTTTCTGCAGCCTTGTGGAAAGTGATCAAGCAGAGGGACGCCATGCAGTATGGTGTCGTGGAGGAGTTTGTCACATCGGCCTGCGAGACGGTCCCTGGCCTGCTCACCGTCAGACACCAGGGCAAGTTAGCACTGGGGCTAAGAGGACGG CTAATTTTGGAGCTTTGTCAGAAGCAGCCAGATGAGGAGGTGATCACGCCACATCTGGAGAGGATACGCATTCCTGCTGCCATGTCCGGCTCTGGTCACATACAG AAGAGGGATTTAAAGATTCAAAGAACGGTGGAAAATTTCCATTTACTGGTCCGCACGCTACTAAAGGATGCGGCTGAACGGGAGCAATTCTTCAAG GAGGAATTTCCTGTGGAGTACGGGCTGGAGTTTGACCAGGAGTTGGAGAAACTGCTGTGGGAGTTTTTGATCCGAGTGGACCAGCTGCTTCCCGCCCCCAGCCTGGCTCGG ACGGTGTCCTGGCTCAGTGAAGCTCCACCTGTCCTGGAGGAATGTGCGCGCTCGGCCACCCAACCTCAGCTCCTAaagcttctgctgcagcatcaggcATGCCTGGGTCACCTGGAGACAGCAG CATCTCTTCCTCCCAACATGGGAGACTCCATCCTGGCCTCTCTTTCCCTGCCACCTTCGGGGAGAGCAGCCTCAAAAGAACCAACTGGATCCAAAATGGCCGTCGCAGGCCCCTCGGATGACACCCagatacagacagaaacattgTTTATCACACCTGTGATTGGAATAATATCCAGTGAAGAAGTGCCGGTAATGATTTCCGCTGATAAGAGGACCCTGAGAGATGGTGATGCGGGGAAAGTGGGTGGAGAACAAACAGTGGAGAGGAAGGTTGGGGAACCAATTGCTGGAATAAAACGCAAAAGGTCCGATAAAGGTGAATctggtgaggagggaggaatTCATGGAGAGGTTGGATCTGAGGAACAGGGGATGGACAGGAGTTTGGGGAGATTTACTAGCCTGTTAAAGCCAGACAGAGAGagtggaaaggaaagaaaggattGTAAAAGAGATCTGGGCTTGGAATGGCCTGAGGACGCTTCACTCTGCTCCAGTTTTGAGCCCTGTGTGAACAACCAGCCGGTAGTTGTTCTCAACAGGATGCCAGCGACCGCCGTTAGCGGGAGCAGCAGCAAGGCGGAAAAGTCCCCGTATGCAAAGTGGCAAAATTGGAGAAGGCAGAAGACATCCAGCAGACCCAGCTCAGCTTTTCCCGCCTTGGACAATAAAGA AAACCTCCCAACGTTAAGACGCTCTCCCCAGCAACGGAGCCCCGCAG aGCCGGCGGGCGACAGCGAGGATTATGTGGCCGATTCGGAGGACGAGGCCACCAAGAACTTTAAAGACAGG CTATTCGTGAAGCGCTACTGCAGGACCAGACACGGCACCTACGTCCCCACTCTGAGGGAGTACTTTAGACCCAGGATGGCCAGGAGAAATCTACTTTCAATGGGTGGCAAACGCAGATGA
- the tinf2 gene encoding TERF1-interacting nuclear factor 2 isoform X1 codes for MAGRTHENAHHLLSAEARLPFAALQLLAPPVRLVSAALWKVIKQRDAMQYGVVEEFVTSACETVPGLLTVRHQGKLALGLRGRLILELCQKQPDEEVITPHLERIRIPAAMSGSGHIQKRDLKIQRTVENFHLLVRTLLKDAAEREQFFKEEFPVEYGLEFDQELEKLLWEFLIRVDQLLPAPSLARTVSWLSEAPPVLEECARSATQPQLLKLLLQHQACLGHLETAASLPPNMGDSILASLSLPPSGRAASKEPTGSKMAVAGPSDDTQIQTETLFITPVIGIISSEEVPVMISADKRTLRDGDAGKVGGEQTVERKVGEPIAGIKRKRSDKGESGEEGGIHGEVGSEEQGMDRSLGRFTSLLKPDRESGKERKDCKRDLGLEWPEDASLCSSFEPCVNNQPVVVLNRMPATAVSGSSSKAEKSPYAKWQNWRRQKTSSRPSSAFPALDNKENLPTLRRSPQQRSPAEPAGDSEDYVADSEDEATKNFKDRLFVKRYCRTRHGTYVPTLREYFRPRMARRNLLSMGGKRR; via the exons ATGGCCGGAAGGACACATGAAAATG CCCATCATCTGTTGTCTGCAGAAGCCAGGCTCCCTTTCGCAGCTCTCCAGCTCCTCGCTCCGCCCGTGCGGCTGGTTTCTGCAGCCTTGTGGAAAGTGATCAAGCAGAGGGACGCCATGCAGTATGGTGTCGTGGAGGAGTTTGTCACATCGGCCTGCGAGACGGTCCCTGGCCTGCTCACCGTCAGACACCAGGGCAAGTTAGCACTGGGGCTAAGAGGACGG CTAATTTTGGAGCTTTGTCAGAAGCAGCCAGATGAGGAGGTGATCACGCCACATCTGGAGAGGATACGCATTCCTGCTGCCATGTCCGGCTCTGGTCACATACAG AAGAGGGATTTAAAGATTCAAAGAACGGTGGAAAATTTCCATTTACTGGTCCGCACGCTACTAAAGGATGCGGCTGAACGGGAGCAATTCTTCAAG GAGGAATTTCCTGTGGAGTACGGGCTGGAGTTTGACCAGGAGTTGGAGAAACTGCTGTGGGAGTTTTTGATCCGAGTGGACCAGCTGCTTCCCGCCCCCAGCCTGGCTCGG ACGGTGTCCTGGCTCAGTGAAGCTCCACCTGTCCTGGAGGAATGTGCGCGCTCGGCCACCCAACCTCAGCTCCTAaagcttctgctgcagcatcaggcATGCCTGGGTCACCTGGAGACAGCAG CATCTCTTCCTCCCAACATGGGAGACTCCATCCTGGCCTCTCTTTCCCTGCCACCTTCGGGGAGAGCAGCCTCAAAAGAACCAACTGGATCCAAAATGGCCGTCGCAGGCCCCTCGGATGACACCCagatacagacagaaacattgTTTATCACACCTGTGATTGGAATAATATCCAGTGAAGAAGTGCCGGTAATGATTTCCGCTGATAAGAGGACCCTGAGAGATGGTGATGCGGGGAAAGTGGGTGGAGAACAAACAGTGGAGAGGAAGGTTGGGGAACCAATTGCTGGAATAAAACGCAAAAGGTCCGATAAAGGTGAATctggtgaggagggaggaatTCATGGAGAGGTTGGATCTGAGGAACAGGGGATGGACAGGAGTTTGGGGAGATTTACTAGCCTGTTAAAGCCAGACAGAGAGagtggaaaggaaagaaaggattGTAAAAGAGATCTGGGCTTGGAATGGCCTGAGGACGCTTCACTCTGCTCCAGTTTTGAGCCCTGTGTGAACAACCAGCCGGTAGTTGTTCTCAACAGGATGCCAGCGACCGCCGTTAGCGGGAGCAGCAGCAAGGCGGAAAAGTCCCCGTATGCAAAGTGGCAAAATTGGAGAAGGCAGAAGACATCCAGCAGACCCAGCTCAGCTTTTCCCGCCTTGGACAATAAAGA AAACCTCCCAACGTTAAGACGCTCTCCCCAGCAACGGAGCCCCGCAG aGCCGGCGGGCGACAGCGAGGATTATGTGGCCGATTCGGAGGACGAGGCCACCAAGAACTTTAAAGACAGG CTATTCGTGAAGCGCTACTGCAGGACCAGACACGGCACCTACGTCCCCACTCTGAGGGAGTACTTTAGACCCAGGATGGCCAGGAGAAATCTACTTTCAATGGGTGGCAAACGCAGATGA
- the cideb gene encoding lipid transferase CIDEB isoform X1, whose amino-acid sequence MDTIKSVTKRVWAPPQRPFRVCCHSRETRKGITAGTLEELKQKVCHALLLSLSAVSMSLVCEEDGTEVDSDDFLMTLPDNTMLMALQPGETWRPQPGSVVLKSPAHDRPRTGKDIARVTFDLYRISPKDIFGSLSVKATFQGLYSVSADFQCLGPKKVLREALRVASTLLQAAGHLLITSASMIRRIIDGTELWSSQRAEYTTSWN is encoded by the exons ATGGATACCATCAA ATCTGTAACCAAACGCGTGTGGGCTCCGCCACAGCGTCCCTTCAGAGTGTGTTGTCATAGCAGAGAGACCAGGAAGGGCATCACGGCTGGGACAttggaggagctgaaacagaag GTGTGCcacgctctgctgctctccctgtCCGCGGTGTCCATGTCCCTGGTCTGCGAAGAGGACGGCACAGAAGTGGACTCTGACGACTTCCTCATGACCCTGCCGGACAACACAATGCTCATGGCCCTGCAGCCCGGGGAGACGTGGAGGCCCCAGCCA GGTTCGGTCGTGCTCAAATCTCCAGCCCACGACAGGCCCCGCACTGGGAAGGATATCGCTCGCGTCACCTTCGACCTTTACCGAATAAGCCCAAAGGATATTTTCGGCTCGCTGAGTGTGAAGGCTACATTTCAAGGCCTTTATTCCGTGAGCGCTGACTTTCAGTGTCTGGGACCAAAGAAAGTCCTCAG GGAAGCCCTGCGTGTTGCATCGACCCTCCTGCAAGCTGCCGGGCACCTGCTCATCACCTCGGCCTCCATGATCCGCCGCATCATCGACGGGACTGAACTCTGGAGCTCGCAGAGGGCCGAGTACACCACCAGCTGGAACTGA